The nucleotide window TGTCAAAACCAAGAGCCGCGGCAGTGTTTCGCCGATCGATGGGCACAGGAGTGCCGGCTAGCGCAGCTGCACCCAGTGGTGAAACATTCACTCGCTTGCGCGCATCCTCAAGACGCTGCCGATCTCGCTCAAGCATCTCCACATAGGCCAGCAGATGATGGGCCAAGCAAACAGGTTGCGCGCGCTGCAGATGGGTGTAACCAGGGATCAACGTCTGACGATGGTTGAGGGCCTGACGTAAAAGGGCCTTTTGCAATGTCTTCACCTGAGGAATGAGCTCATCGATGCGTCGTCGCAGCCAAAGGCGCAGATCCGTTCCCACCTGATCATTGCGACTGCGGCCGGTGTGCAGTTTCTTGCCAACAGGTCCAAGCAGAGCAATCAGACGGCGCTCCACCGCAAAGTGCACATCCTCATCCTCCAGGCCAGGTTGGAAGCGGCCCTCGGCCGCCTCAGACCGAATCTGCTCCAATCCACCGCAAAGTTGATCCCCCTCAACCTCACTGATCACGCCACACTGCGCCAGCATGCGGGCATGGGCGATGGATCCGTCGAGATCCTCCTGCAGGAGATTGATATCAAAGCCAATCGAGGCATTGAAGCGCTCAATGACCGGATGCAATCCCTGCTCGAAGCGATCACTCCAGGTTGCGGAGCCTCCTCCTGTCACTCCGCCAGCCATCACCTCACCTCTGTACAGATGCCCTCAGCTTGTCAGGCCGGAGAACGGGATACCGAGGGGAGCATCACCTCCTCGCGCACCTTCAACACCACCATCGACGCATCATCTTCCAGCTGACGATCGGCCCCCACGAAACGATCCAGGCGATCGAACAACTGATCGAGAATTCCCTGGGAGCCTGAACCTGAACGGCAGGCTGATTCCAGGCTGCGGATCAACCTTGCTTCATCAAAACGATCCCCGGTGATGCCTGGAGCTTCGGTGACCCCATCGGTGTAATACAGCAGCACATCTCCTGGTTCCAAAACGACGGAGCCGGTGCCGTAATCCGCCTCGGGCTGCAAGCCAATCAACAATCCCGGCGCATCCAGACGGCTGATCGTGCGTTGCTGAGCACGCCAGATCAAAGGCGGATTGTGTGCGGCATTGGCAAAGCGCAACCGACGGGTCCGCGGATCGAAATCCGAATAAAAGAGAGTCACGAAGCGATGGGACTGGGACAGATCCTCAAGAGCCAGCTGATTGAGATCGTGAAGAATCCGATCCGGCGGTAATCCACTCAGCACCTCGGCCCGCAACATGCCGCGAAGCATGGTCATCAGCAGCCCCGCGGGTACCCCCTTGCCCATCACATCACCCATCACCAGGGCCCAGCGACCCCGTTCCCGGCGACGTCCGATCAACTCGGGGCGCGTTGGAATGAAGTCGTAGTAATCGCCACCCACTTGAAACGCCGGCCGACAGCGCGCCGCCAGCTCCACCCCTTCAATCACTGGGCAATGATCCGGCAGGAGCTGGGCCTGGATCTCCGCGCCGATGCTGAGCTGACGATCCACGCGCTCATGGCGCCTGGCTTCCTGCAGCATCTGGTCATTTTCAATCGCGACACCGGTGAGATCAGCAACCAGTTGCACCTGCCGGCGATGCACGTCGCTCCACACCAGAGACCCTTTGGGCTCAAACACGTAAAGACGACCCCGCTGCCGGCCTCTCGCCACCACAGAGGTGGCGAACATCCCGGCAGACCCCAACTGACCCTGAACCAGCCGATCCAGCGCCAGCACAAGAGCGTCATCAGAGCCGAAGCCTGCAGACCGGCCAGGTTCGTGCTGGCTCAACGTCTGAAGTAGCGACGCCGAACGCACGCCGGGGAGCATTTGAATCTGATCCGCCCAGAGGCGGCCATCCCCCTGAAACGGCACCAGAAGTGCGCCTTCAACGCCAACCAGGCGGGCTGCCACAACGGGGACGAGTTCGAGAAAACGGTTGAGGTTGGTGAAACTGCGCAGAGCAAACCCGAGCGACACCAACAGCTCCTGGTTGGAGCGTTGTTCGCGAACCAAGCTGTCGAGAAGCTGACGCAGTGATGCCGTAGCCGTCAGGGGCTGCTGACTAGCACTACGGGCAGGAGAGGCCGGATGTCGCCGTGGTGGCTTGCTGCTCACGGCACCACCATGGCAGGGCCCGCAACGTAGCAAGGTTTACTGCGGGCTACTGCAGCCCAAGGGCAAGTGACCACTCAGCGACCGGCGAGCAGCGCTTCAACGAATTCGAAACTGTTGAAAGGCCGCAGATCACGGATTCCTTCCCCGGCACCGATGAAACGGATGGGAAGCCCGGCTTCCGAAGCAACAGCCAGAGCAACACCCCCCCGAGCCGTGCCATCAAGTTTGGTGATCACCACCCCGGTCAGCCCGGCTGCGCGAGCAAAAGCCATGGCTTGTTTGAGACCGTTCTGACCTTGGCTGGCATCGAGCACAAGCAGGGATTCCACGGTTGCGTCAGGGGCCAAGCGATCCACAACCCTGCGAATCTTGTTGAGTTCTTCCATCAGGTTGTGTTTGGTCTGCAGGCGACCGGCGGTGTCCACCAGCACCAGATCCGTGCTTTTGGATCGGGCAGCCCCGATGGCATCAAACACCACGGCTGCAGGATCCGCATTCGCCGAAGGGTTGGCCACCACCGGAACATCGCTGCGATCACCCCAAACCTGCACCTGCTGAACCGCCGCCGCCCGGAACGTATCGGCGGCAGCAATCATCGCGGAATAGCCGCTGCGTACCGCCAGATTGGCCAACTTGCCGAGGGTTGTGGTCTTCCCTACGCCATTGACACCGACCATCAGCCAAACATTGAGCTGACCACGCTGAGGTGCGAGAAGTTCAACGCCGCTGGACTTGATCGGAGCATCTAAAAGATCTCGAAGCTGCTCCTTGAGAAAACGAATGCCTTCGCTTGGATCCACCACCTGCTCGTTCATGCGCTTGCGCAACGCATCCAGCACCTGATCGGTGGCCTTCACCCCGGCGTCGGCGCGAAGCAGCAATGACTCCAGATCATCGAGCACCTCCGGGGTGAGGGGGTCATCACCCAGATTCTCCAGAAGCCCGGTAACAAAACCCTGTCGGGTTTTCTCCAGGCCTTGCCGCAAACGACCGAGCCAGTCGATCTCCTCCAAGGTGACCTGGCCTGCCTGACGGCCCTGGGCGGCCAGCACCTCCGCAGACCAAGTGAAGGTGTCGTCGAACTCACCAAGACTTGGCTCCTCGTCGCGATCGGCGTTATCAGTTGCCTCTGCCTCAGCAATCGGTTGAGCGGCAACCTCCGGCTCCTGTTCGAGTTGCTGCTGTCGTTCTTGGCGTTGGGCCGCGGCCTGCTCGAGCAGGGACAAACCAGCAACGGGTGCTGGCTCTGCCTCGGCTGGCTCTGGCTCTGCTGCGGATTCAGGTTGGGATTCAGATTCAGCTGCGGGGTTTGATTCAGGAACCGGTTCCGCAACGATCGCGTTGGCCTGCTCTTTCTGCGCTTTCAAACGGGCGTAAGCCTGCCGTGCCCACTCCAGAGGATCGTCGTCGGCATTGGCAGCCGTTTCCTGCTGCGGTTCCTGCGATGTGGCGTCGGAATCTGCCGGGGGCTGAGTTGGGGCAGTCTCAGACTGCCGGTTGAACCAGTCGTAGACCATGAGAGTCAGGACACTGCCTGGGAAGAGGCATTCTGCAGGCGGCGCAGCACCCCATTGATCATGCGGCGACCCTGCTCATCGCTGTAACGGTTGGCAAGCTCAACGGCTTCACTGCAAGCGACAGACGCAGGCGTCTTCATCGTCTGCAGATCAACAACAGCAAGGCGGAGGATGTCGCGATCGATGCGGGGAAGGCGGCTGAGACGCCAACCCTCCATTACCCCATCCAGCTGGTCATCAAGGGATGCACGGGCATCGAGGACCAGTTGAACCCTGCGCATCGCCTCCTTCTGCACCATCTCCTGATCAGCCAGAGCCAACAATCTGGGCAACTCAAGGCTTGCCGAGAGACCATTCAGCACCTGCTCCGCATTGGATAAGGATTCACGCAAATGATCACGGACCGGCATGACTGCAGCCTTTGAACCCTCCTGCAGCTCACTGTCTAACAACGACTGCTGGGCCTTCTCCAGATCGGCAGCACATCGATCGAGAACCTCGCGCCAGTGCTGCATCAAACTCTCCAGGGCCTTCTGAAGAAGAGCCTCGAGAGAATCCAAAGAAAGGGAACGGTCCCGCTCGGCGCACTGGCTGAGCACAAGCAAGGCGAGCTCACGGGAGAGGGAACGGGTCTGCATAGATCTTTAACGAACGACTCAAGACGAAGACGGTGCAACAGAAGCTCTGAGCTGGGCGATCAGGCTCGAAAAGCTGCGGCCAGCTGGCGCCTCCCT belongs to Synechococcus sp. WH 7805 and includes:
- the ftsY gene encoding signal recognition particle-docking protein FtsY, with the translated sequence MVYDWFNRQSETAPTQPPADSDATSQEPQQETAANADDDPLEWARQAYARLKAQKEQANAIVAEPVPESNPAAESESQPESAAEPEPAEAEPAPVAGLSLLEQAAAQRQERQQQLEQEPEVAAQPIAEAEATDNADRDEEPSLGEFDDTFTWSAEVLAAQGRQAGQVTLEEIDWLGRLRQGLEKTRQGFVTGLLENLGDDPLTPEVLDDLESLLLRADAGVKATDQVLDALRKRMNEQVVDPSEGIRFLKEQLRDLLDAPIKSSGVELLAPQRGQLNVWLMVGVNGVGKTTTLGKLANLAVRSGYSAMIAAADTFRAAAVQQVQVWGDRSDVPVVANPSANADPAAVVFDAIGAARSKSTDLVLVDTAGRLQTKHNLMEELNKIRRVVDRLAPDATVESLLVLDASQGQNGLKQAMAFARAAGLTGVVITKLDGTARGGVALAVASEAGLPIRFIGAGEGIRDLRPFNSFEFVEALLAGR
- a CDS encoding PP2C family protein-serine/threonine phosphatase, with the protein product MSSKPPRRHPASPARSASQQPLTATASLRQLLDSLVREQRSNQELLVSLGFALRSFTNLNRFLELVPVVAARLVGVEGALLVPFQGDGRLWADQIQMLPGVRSASLLQTLSQHEPGRSAGFGSDDALVLALDRLVQGQLGSAGMFATSVVARGRQRGRLYVFEPKGSLVWSDVHRRQVQLVADLTGVAIENDQMLQEARRHERVDRQLSIGAEIQAQLLPDHCPVIEGVELAARCRPAFQVGGDYYDFIPTRPELIGRRRERGRWALVMGDVMGKGVPAGLLMTMLRGMLRAEVLSGLPPDRILHDLNQLALEDLSQSHRFVTLFYSDFDPRTRRLRFANAAHNPPLIWRAQQRTISRLDAPGLLIGLQPEADYGTGSVVLEPGDVLLYYTDGVTEAPGITGDRFDEARLIRSLESACRSGSGSQGILDQLFDRLDRFVGADRQLEDDASMVVLKVREEVMLPSVSRSPA
- the nusB gene encoding transcription antitermination factor NusB produces the protein MQTRSLSRELALLVLSQCAERDRSLSLDSLEALLQKALESLMQHWREVLDRCAADLEKAQQSLLDSELQEGSKAAVMPVRDHLRESLSNAEQVLNGLSASLELPRLLALADQEMVQKEAMRRVQLVLDARASLDDQLDGVMEGWRLSRLPRIDRDILRLAVVDLQTMKTPASVACSEAVELANRYSDEQGRRMINGVLRRLQNASSQAVS